A genomic window from Litoreibacter janthinus includes:
- a CDS encoding phosphatase PAP2 family protein, with protein sequence MARYGGIGGIGGIGGIGGIGGIGGIGGIGGIGGIGGSGLGGFLGAGAVGAYDQALTVGLQTTAEGIEHVTSEGPAPVPTQLPENSTANLARSADWVRGSLYLTDFVKDIGSAVVGDQVSLSFEGQNLVSINRPSASLLSEQAKFVRDYADLRADRAAEITSQLGFPTEYFAMILALHPAHNRYTLELITVTQLMCAHLAMMAKYALAIRRPDQVDTRILPMIATPGHGSFPSAHATEAYGVATVMLGLMDAWQSFADSTDRRALVKQLANRIAVNRTVAGVHYPMDTWAGASLGQAIGGAILGRCSATQDAKSITYTPQNTDFFGHDFEALIAGETVPTDYGVQIGSGVQSTPSDLFGWLWHKALQEAHTAQNGAIA encoded by the coding sequence ATGGCGAGATACGGTGGCATTGGCGGCATCGGAGGCATTGGTGGCATCGGCGGGATCGGTGGTATTGGTGGCATCGGGGGAATTGGCGGCATCGGCGGGATCGGTGGGTCCGGCCTTGGCGGCTTCCTCGGGGCAGGGGCCGTTGGGGCCTACGATCAGGCGTTGACTGTCGGCTTGCAGACCACAGCCGAAGGCATTGAACATGTCACCAGCGAAGGACCGGCACCGGTTCCAACGCAATTGCCAGAAAACTCCACCGCGAACTTGGCACGCTCGGCAGATTGGGTGCGCGGCTCCCTCTATCTGACCGACTTCGTGAAAGACATCGGCAGCGCAGTGGTGGGCGATCAGGTGTCCCTGAGCTTTGAAGGGCAGAACCTCGTCTCCATCAATCGCCCGTCAGCTTCTTTGCTGTCGGAACAAGCAAAGTTCGTGCGCGACTATGCCGACCTACGGGCCGACCGCGCGGCGGAAATCACCAGCCAGCTGGGTTTCCCGACAGAGTATTTCGCCATGATCTTGGCGCTGCATCCCGCACATAACCGCTACACGCTGGAGCTGATCACTGTGACGCAGCTGATGTGCGCTCATCTGGCGATGATGGCGAAATACGCGCTGGCCATCCGGCGTCCCGACCAGGTGGACACGCGTATCTTGCCAATGATCGCTACACCCGGCCACGGCAGCTTCCCGTCTGCTCATGCGACCGAAGCCTACGGCGTCGCTACCGTGATGCTTGGGTTGATGGACGCATGGCAAAGCTTTGCAGACAGCACCGATCGCCGTGCATTGGTCAAACAACTTGCCAACCGCATCGCGGTAAACCGTACGGTCGCGGGCGTTCACTATCCGATGGATACTTGGGCTGGCGCGTCGCTCGGCCAAGCGATCGGCGGGGCTATCCTAGGTCGCTGTAGTGCCACTCAAGACGCCAAGTCGATTACCTACACCCCGCAGAACACAGACTTTTTCGGCCACGATTTCGAGGCTCTCATTGCGGGTGAAACCGTGCCAACCGACTACGGCGTTCAGATTGGTTCAGGCGTTCAGTCCACTCCGTCCGACCTGTTCGGGTGGCTCTGGCATAAAGCCCTGCAAGAGGCGCACACGGCCCAGAACGGGGCAATCGCCTGA
- a CDS encoding M48 family metallopeptidase — protein sequence MAETIQLGEPPIDVTLKHSAQARRMSLRVSGVDGRVSLTLPRRASLREAQAFLRAKEDWIRGHLDRQPETTWIAPGAVIPVEGRPRLVAETRTRAVKLLEDHILVPPGSDKAGARVRALLKTLARDRLAEASARYSTQLGRPFGKITLRDTRSRWGSCTSEGNLMYSWRLILAPVEVLDYVAAHEVAHLVEMNHSAAFWGNVESLMPEYKAPRHWLRTHGSGLHRFQF from the coding sequence ATGGCAGAAACGATTCAACTGGGAGAGCCCCCGATTGACGTCACGTTGAAGCACTCAGCGCAGGCGCGACGCATGTCGTTGCGGGTGTCGGGCGTGGATGGCCGCGTCTCCCTGACTCTGCCTCGCCGCGCGTCGTTGCGCGAAGCACAGGCCTTTCTGCGTGCGAAGGAAGACTGGATTCGCGGCCATCTGGACCGGCAGCCGGAGACCACATGGATTGCACCCGGTGCCGTGATTCCAGTTGAGGGCCGCCCCCGTCTGGTCGCCGAGACCCGCACACGTGCAGTGAAGCTGCTGGAGGACCACATTCTGGTGCCGCCGGGCAGTGACAAGGCTGGCGCGCGGGTGCGTGCACTGCTCAAGACCTTGGCTCGTGACAGGCTTGCCGAGGCCAGCGCACGCTATTCTACGCAGCTTGGACGCCCATTCGGCAAAATCACACTACGCGACACGCGGTCTAGGTGGGGATCATGCACCTCTGAGGGGAACCTGATGTATTCGTGGCGGCTGATTCTGGCTCCCGTAGAGGTGCTGGATTATGTCGCCGCACATGAGGTCGCCCATCTGGTCGAAATGAACCACAGCGCAGCGTTTTGGGGGAATGTGGAAAGTCTGATGCCCGAGTATAAAGCCCCGCGACACTGGCTGCGCACCCATGGCAGCGGATTGCATCGCTTTCAGTTTTAG
- a CDS encoding TIGR02300 family protein produces the protein MPKKEWGVKRVCPSCSTRFYDLQNDPLTCPSCAHEFTLESLTGNKSRTMQADKPDAQNKENEADDADEVILEDDEEEVDADLGDDILEDDDDDDTVSLDELADVASDDDDS, from the coding sequence ATGCCCAAGAAAGAATGGGGCGTTAAACGCGTTTGCCCAAGCTGCTCTACCCGGTTTTACGACCTGCAGAACGATCCGTTGACCTGCCCGTCTTGCGCCCACGAGTTCACGCTCGAAAGCCTGACCGGTAACAAATCCCGGACCATGCAGGCCGACAAGCCTGATGCACAGAACAAAGAAAACGAAGCAGACGATGCAGATGAGGTCATCTTGGAAGATGACGAGGAAGAAGTTGACGCCGATCTGGGCGACGACATCCTTGAAGATGACGACGATGATGACACCGTCAGCCTCGACGAGCTGGCCGATGTGGCCTCGGACGACGACGATAGCTAA
- a CDS encoding ABC transporter ATP-binding protein → MSGVTLKNVIKRYGDVQVIHGIDLEINDGEFCVFVGPSGCGKSTLLRMVAGLEETTEGAIGIGTRDVTGMDPAERGVAMVFQTYALYPHMTVRDNMGFGLKMNGHPKAEIAEKVAEATRILKLEDYLNRKPSALSGGQRQRVSIGRAIVRGPEVFLFDEPLSNLDAELRVEMRVEIARLHKEIGATMIYVTHDQVEAMTLADKIVVLRAGHIEQVGAPLDLYRNPDNKFVAGFIGSPAMNFLDGTIKQGAVEISALNGSFKLPLNTPSDGTEVSFGIRPEHLEIDPKGDTHMVDMTEALGGVSYAHLLSDTGEKIIVEERGDDRSQEGARVGLKFPVERAMLFDRASEARIR, encoded by the coding sequence ATGTCAGGTGTAACGCTGAAAAACGTAATCAAGCGCTATGGCGACGTTCAGGTCATCCATGGGATCGACCTTGAAATCAACGATGGCGAGTTCTGCGTGTTTGTCGGCCCGTCCGGCTGTGGCAAGTCAACCTTGCTGCGTATGGTGGCGGGACTAGAGGAAACAACCGAAGGCGCGATTGGCATCGGCACACGGGACGTCACCGGCATGGATCCAGCGGAACGTGGCGTGGCCATGGTTTTCCAGACCTATGCGCTCTACCCGCACATGACGGTGCGTGACAACATGGGATTTGGGCTGAAAATGAACGGCCACCCCAAGGCAGAGATCGCGGAGAAAGTGGCAGAGGCGACCCGCATCCTGAAACTTGAAGACTATCTCAACCGCAAGCCCTCTGCGCTGTCGGGCGGTCAACGCCAACGGGTGTCCATCGGACGGGCCATTGTGCGCGGCCCCGAAGTTTTCTTGTTCGACGAGCCCCTCTCCAACCTTGATGCAGAGCTTCGAGTGGAGATGCGCGTGGAGATTGCGCGGCTTCACAAGGAAATCGGCGCGACGATGATCTATGTGACGCACGATCAAGTCGAAGCCATGACACTGGCAGACAAGATCGTTGTTCTGCGGGCGGGTCATATCGAACAGGTCGGCGCGCCACTTGATCTGTATCGCAACCCTGACAACAAGTTCGTGGCGGGTTTCATCGGCTCGCCCGCGATGAACTTCCTTGACGGCACTATCAAGCAAGGTGCCGTTGAAATTTCTGCACTTAATGGCAGCTTCAAGCTGCCGCTTAACACGCCTTCTGATGGCACCGAGGTGTCGTTCGGGATTAGGCCCGAGCATTTGGAAATCGACCCGAAAGGTGACACGCACATGGTCGACATGACGGAAGCCTTGGGTGGCGTGTCTTATGCGCATCTGCTCTCCGACACGGGTGAAAAGATCATCGTAGAAGAGCGCGGCGATGACCGCTCGCAAGAAGGCGCACGCGTCGGCCTCAAATTTCCGGTCGAACGCGCGATGCTCTTCGATCGCGCGAGCGAAGCGCGCATCAGGTAA
- a CDS encoding IclR family transcriptional regulator encodes MQSAQTASGTVKKALCVLDQVASFERPVRLNELLETSPYPKGTLYRMLQTLRSEGMLTYDDVLQTYSLGIRLVRLAHAAWTQSSLAPVARPILDALSKSIGETIHLAQLDNAQVLYVDKRNAHRPVEMFSQAGKVGPAYCTGVGKAMLAFLPDGELQRALDQQSYHRFTPHTLASVEKLTEELTNIRARGYAFDREEHEPGIICIAMPILTHSKRVIGAISVTSTTSRTSLDKLEALAPKMRQAADTIAETAEHWRFPVEQKSKEPMGS; translated from the coding sequence ATGCAAAGTGCGCAAACGGCCAGCGGAACCGTAAAGAAGGCGCTGTGCGTGCTGGATCAGGTCGCCTCGTTCGAACGGCCGGTACGGCTGAATGAACTCCTTGAAACGTCTCCCTATCCCAAGGGCACGCTCTACCGGATGCTGCAAACGCTCCGCTCCGAAGGGATGCTGACCTATGACGACGTGCTCCAGACCTATTCGCTGGGTATTCGTCTTGTGCGGCTGGCGCACGCGGCTTGGACACAATCGTCTCTGGCCCCTGTTGCGCGGCCCATTCTTGACGCGCTGAGCAAATCTATAGGCGAAACAATTCACCTGGCGCAGCTCGACAACGCGCAGGTGCTTTACGTCGACAAGCGAAACGCCCACCGCCCTGTCGAAATGTTCTCGCAAGCAGGTAAAGTCGGCCCCGCCTATTGCACAGGCGTAGGCAAGGCCATGCTGGCATTCTTACCGGACGGCGAATTGCAACGCGCGTTGGACCAGCAGTCCTACCACCGGTTCACACCGCACACACTGGCAAGCGTCGAGAAGCTGACCGAAGAGCTCACGAATATTCGGGCGCGCGGCTACGCCTTTGACCGCGAAGAACACGAACCGGGGATCATCTGCATTGCGATGCCCATTTTAACCCACAGCAAGCGGGTAATCGGGGCGATCTCGGTCACCAGCACAACTTCGCGCACGTCGCTAGACAAGTTGGAGGCCTTGGCCCCCAAGATGCGTCAGGCCGCCGACACGATAGCCGAAACAGCGGAGCATTGGCGCTTCCCTGTCGAACAGAAATCTAAAGAACCAATGGGGAGCTGA
- a CDS encoding ABC transporter substrate-binding protein: protein MRFTYKASVAALSTAAIMAGGTFSASAQQLTGDLKIFSDMSNPAPRATMEGMAARFGEMHPDLNIELTIIDREAYKTQIRNFLTANTPDVANWYAANRMRPYVDAGLFEDVSDVWEGQLSEELASTKGAMTLDGKQWGVPYTYYQWGVYYRKDIYEELGLSEPATFEEELANCQKIVDSGRTCYTLGSKFLWTAGGWFDYLNMRTNGYDFHSALLAGEKKWDSEEVRATFANWRTLLDMGAFIENHTSYSYQESLPFLAQGDSAAILIGNFAVAPLRDAGLTDDQLDFYQFPAITEGVAMAEDAPTDTFHIPSGASNKEAAKAFLKFVVSAENQTMINAGDALGQLPVNSKSSVDDDKFLKEGFAMLSSNSPGGVAQFFDRDAPAEMAKVGMEGLQEFMVRPDNLDAILARLDKAAERIYK, encoded by the coding sequence ATGCGTTTCACTTATAAGGCGTCAGTTGCTGCGCTATCGACGGCTGCCATCATGGCGGGCGGCACGTTCAGTGCATCGGCTCAGCAATTGACCGGCGATCTCAAGATTTTCTCCGACATGTCAAACCCCGCGCCGCGAGCGACGATGGAAGGCATGGCGGCGCGCTTCGGCGAAATGCACCCCGATCTGAACATCGAGCTGACCATCATCGACCGCGAAGCGTATAAAACCCAGATCCGCAACTTTCTGACGGCAAACACGCCGGATGTTGCCAATTGGTACGCAGCCAACCGTATGCGTCCTTACGTCGATGCAGGTCTGTTCGAAGATGTCTCGGATGTCTGGGAAGGGCAGCTGAGCGAAGAGCTGGCCTCCACCAAGGGCGCGATGACGCTCGATGGCAAGCAATGGGGTGTTCCGTACACCTACTACCAATGGGGCGTTTATTACCGCAAAGACATCTACGAAGAGCTGGGCTTGAGCGAACCTGCAACCTTCGAGGAAGAGCTGGCGAACTGCCAAAAGATCGTCGATTCCGGTCGCACTTGCTACACTCTGGGCTCCAAGTTCCTATGGACCGCTGGCGGCTGGTTTGACTACCTCAACATGCGCACCAACGGCTACGACTTCCACTCCGCCCTGCTCGCAGGCGAGAAGAAGTGGGATAGCGAAGAGGTTCGCGCGACCTTCGCCAACTGGCGCACGCTGCTCGACATGGGCGCGTTCATCGAAAACCACACCTCCTACAGCTATCAGGAGTCCCTGCCGTTCCTAGCTCAGGGCGATAGCGCTGCGATCCTGATCGGCAACTTCGCCGTGGCTCCGCTGCGCGACGCTGGCCTGACCGATGACCAGTTGGACTTCTACCAGTTTCCTGCGATCACCGAAGGCGTCGCAATGGCGGAAGATGCGCCAACAGACACCTTCCACATCCCGTCAGGTGCTTCGAATAAAGAAGCTGCCAAGGCATTCCTGAAGTTTGTGGTCTCAGCCGAGAACCAGACCATGATCAACGCGGGCGACGCGTTGGGCCAGCTTCCAGTAAACTCCAAGTCTTCTGTGGATGACGACAAGTTCCTGAAAGAAGGCTTCGCTATGCTGTCGTCCAATTCGCCCGGTGGCGTCGCACAGTTTTTCGATCGTGACGCTCCGGCTGAAATGGCCAAAGTCGGCATGGAGGGTCTGCAGGAGTTCATGGTGCGTCCTGACAATTTGGACGCGATACTGGCCCGTTTGGACAAGGCCGCAGAGCGTATTTACAAGTAA
- a CDS encoding carbohydrate ABC transporter permease: MTTTAVPPTTPEQQRRSWYKRNEIKVTPWLFLFPAILFFLVYVVFPILQSFNLSVYAWDGLGEKEYVGLDHYRALWDDPAFYISLRNNLIWLVLYLLAIPAGLFIALFLNQTVTGIRLYKSLFFFPFVISQVVVGLVFTWFYDPTFGLLNSVLGLVGLGPINVLGDPTYVTYGIIAAGLWPQTAYCMILYLTGLNAVDPEQVEAARLDGAKGWKMLWYVIVPQLKPATFIAFVVTIVGALRSFDLISIMTNGGPFGESRVLSFYMFEVALSEYGFRMGYGAAIAVVLFMIMLCFIAYFLYSMYKDQKGH; this comes from the coding sequence ATGACGACTACTGCAGTCCCTCCAACCACGCCGGAGCAGCAACGGCGATCTTGGTACAAGCGCAACGAAATCAAAGTCACGCCTTGGCTGTTCCTGTTCCCCGCGATCCTGTTTTTCCTCGTCTACGTCGTTTTCCCCATACTCCAGAGCTTCAACCTGTCGGTTTATGCTTGGGACGGTCTGGGTGAAAAGGAGTATGTCGGTTTGGATCACTACCGCGCACTTTGGGACGATCCGGCCTTCTATATCTCCCTGCGCAACAACCTGATCTGGTTGGTTCTCTATTTGCTGGCAATCCCCGCGGGGCTTTTCATCGCGCTGTTTCTCAATCAAACAGTCACGGGAATCCGTCTTTATAAATCGCTGTTTTTCTTCCCTTTCGTCATTAGCCAAGTGGTCGTCGGCCTTGTCTTTACCTGGTTCTATGATCCCACGTTCGGGCTGCTCAATTCCGTGTTGGGTTTAGTCGGGCTTGGGCCAATTAACGTCCTAGGTGACCCGACATATGTGACCTACGGCATCATTGCTGCGGGCCTTTGGCCACAGACGGCCTATTGCATGATCCTGTATCTGACGGGCCTGAATGCCGTCGATCCGGAGCAGGTCGAGGCTGCTCGGCTGGACGGCGCGAAGGGCTGGAAAATGCTGTGGTATGTCATCGTGCCACAACTCAAGCCTGCGACCTTCATTGCCTTCGTGGTGACCATCGTCGGCGCGCTACGCTCGTTCGATCTGATTTCCATCATGACCAATGGAGGGCCATTCGGCGAAAGCCGCGTGCTCAGCTTCTACATGTTTGAGGTCGCTCTGTCCGAATACGGCTTCCGTATGGGCTATGGTGCCGCCATCGCGGTGGTGCTGTTTATGATCATGCTCTGCTTCATCGCGTACTTCCTATACTCGATGTACAAAGATCAGAAGGGGCACTGA
- a CDS encoding carbohydrate ABC transporter permease encodes MFPKPIEKSSRSIQLGYQSLLPVALILWLLPLIAVALFSVKPAGDFSAGNYWNLPSEFGGWENYGKVFFESDMPRYLLNSLLITVPTAIGAVALSCMAGFALGIYRFKSNLWLFFMFVAGNFVPFQILMVPVRDLTLDLGLYNTKTGLVLFHIAFQTGFCTLFMRNFIKGLPFALIEAARVEGVAEWKIFVYVVLPLMKPAIAALAVLIFTFIWNDYFWAVVLTQGVESQPVTAGITSFNAQYRAAYHLMSAGAIVAALPPVAMFFLMQKHFIAGLTLGAVK; translated from the coding sequence ATGTTTCCGAAACCTATTGAGAAATCCTCCCGCTCCATCCAGCTCGGCTATCAGTCGCTGTTGCCCGTGGCATTGATCCTTTGGCTGTTGCCGCTGATCGCTGTTGCCCTGTTCTCGGTCAAACCGGCAGGCGATTTTTCCGCCGGTAATTACTGGAACTTGCCGTCAGAATTCGGTGGCTGGGAAAACTACGGCAAGGTCTTCTTTGAGTCCGACATGCCACGTTACCTGCTGAACTCGTTGCTGATCACAGTGCCCACCGCCATTGGCGCCGTGGCCCTCTCCTGCATGGCGGGCTTCGCGCTAGGCATTTACAGGTTTAAGTCCAACTTGTGGCTGTTCTTCATGTTTGTGGCAGGCAATTTCGTCCCGTTTCAAATCCTGATGGTGCCGGTGCGCGACCTGACGCTCGACCTTGGTCTCTACAATACCAAGACCGGACTTGTATTGTTCCACATCGCGTTCCAGACAGGATTTTGCACCCTGTTCATGCGCAACTTCATCAAAGGTCTGCCCTTCGCGTTGATCGAAGCTGCTCGGGTCGAAGGCGTCGCGGAATGGAAGATATTTGTCTACGTCGTCCTGCCTCTGATGAAGCCAGCGATTGCCGCTCTCGCGGTGTTGATCTTCACCTTCATCTGGAACGATTACTTCTGGGCAGTGGTCCTCACGCAAGGGGTGGAATCCCAGCCGGTGACAGCGGGTATCACGTCGTTCAATGCGCAATACCGTGCCGCGTACCACTTGATGAGCGCGGGCGCGATTGTAGCCGCACTTCCACCCGTGGCGATGTTCTTCCTGATGCAAAAGCACTTCATCGCGGGTCTCACTCTTGGAGCTGTTAAATGA
- a CDS encoding alpha-galactosidase — translation MIQSWRLDDDRQSLVLASYNDRLAEVVYWGPRLPEDEDLTTLYQAYAIDVTGGMLDANPELSLCPESTRTFPGQPGLILRARDGTPLLPKFCFSKADMGADSLTLTYTDDLNGLTYIAQFSINGRTHMIEARATLDSANPVHLHWLSAPVFPGPQLSDEMIDVAGRWCGEFQLNRTPWSAGIRYRENRTGRTGHEHFPGLIVPCRGATNVQGHAYAFHYGWSGGHRMVAEELPDGRRQIQFGHAARVESTPQKRFETATLYAMFSDDGINGCAVAFQRHLRDEIVQFPNPNRPRPVHFNCWEAVYFDHNLPELKDIASRAAALGAERFVLDDGWFGGRDDDTRALSDWEVDPRKYPDGLTPLIEHVHGLGMTFGIWFEPEMINPDSNIHRAHPDWALGAEDQTLGRNQKALNMALPEVQDFLLDRISKVLRDNPIDYIKWDHNRVLPMPDAAQTRGSYKLIDQLRQDFPQVEIESCASGGGRIDFGILKRTHRVWLSDSNDALERLRMQHNAAIFLPLAVTGSHVGPRTCHTSGRVLDIRFRAWVAAQRHMGFEMDPRELTEDEAQVLSRVTAWWKANRDWMFRADILRLDSADPAVIAEQQLAEGGANFIVFAGKADTSRQIAPRPLRLTRLTPDAKYRIELVNRTDTVALSRGGQAVKSEPLVLSGSYLMSHGLTLPWSFPETMWVIEGTRI, via the coding sequence ATGATCCAAAGCTGGCGACTGGATGACGATCGTCAATCACTGGTGCTGGCCTCCTACAATGACCGCCTCGCTGAGGTGGTCTATTGGGGCCCCCGACTTCCAGAGGATGAAGACCTCACGACACTCTACCAAGCCTATGCGATTGATGTGACGGGCGGCATGCTGGATGCCAACCCGGAGCTGTCATTGTGTCCTGAATCCACGCGCACTTTCCCGGGCCAGCCCGGGCTTATCCTGCGCGCGCGGGACGGCACACCGCTGTTGCCGAAATTCTGCTTTTCCAAGGCGGATATGGGCGCTGATAGTCTCACGCTGACCTATACCGACGACCTCAACGGGCTGACCTATATCGCGCAGTTCTCGATCAATGGCCGTACCCATATGATCGAGGCTCGCGCGACGCTGGACTCTGCGAACCCGGTGCATTTGCACTGGCTTAGCGCGCCTGTTTTCCCCGGTCCGCAACTGTCTGATGAGATGATCGACGTGGCCGGACGATGGTGCGGCGAATTTCAGTTGAACCGAACGCCGTGGTCCGCAGGCATCCGCTACCGCGAGAACCGCACCGGTCGCACCGGTCACGAGCATTTCCCCGGACTGATCGTTCCCTGTCGAGGCGCTACCAACGTGCAAGGCCATGCTTACGCATTCCACTACGGCTGGTCCGGAGGGCACCGCATGGTCGCCGAGGAACTGCCCGACGGGCGCCGTCAAATCCAGTTCGGCCATGCCGCGCGGGTCGAAAGCACGCCACAAAAACGGTTCGAGACCGCAACGTTATACGCGATGTTTTCGGATGATGGGATCAACGGCTGCGCCGTCGCCTTCCAGCGCCACCTGCGCGACGAGATTGTGCAATTCCCGAACCCGAACCGCCCGCGCCCTGTGCACTTCAACTGCTGGGAAGCGGTCTATTTTGACCACAACCTTCCGGAACTTAAAGATATCGCAAGCCGCGCCGCCGCGTTGGGGGCAGAGCGCTTCGTGCTGGACGACGGCTGGTTCGGTGGCCGTGACGATGACACGCGCGCGCTTAGCGATTGGGAAGTCGATCCGCGCAAATATCCTGACGGGCTCACCCCGCTGATCGAGCATGTCCACGGGCTTGGCATGACGTTCGGTATCTGGTTCGAGCCAGAGATGATTAACCCCGACAGCAATATTCACCGCGCGCACCCGGATTGGGCCCTTGGCGCGGAAGATCAGACGCTGGGTCGCAACCAGAAAGCGCTCAACATGGCGCTGCCAGAGGTGCAGGATTTCCTCCTAGACCGGATCAGTAAGGTTCTTCGGGACAACCCGATCGACTACATCAAATGGGATCACAACCGCGTTTTGCCTATGCCAGACGCGGCGCAAACGCGCGGCTCCTACAAGCTTATCGACCAGCTGCGCCAAGACTTCCCGCAGGTGGAAATCGAGAGCTGCGCCTCTGGGGGCGGGCGCATTGACTTCGGTATCCTCAAACGCACGCACCGCGTCTGGCTGTCCGATAGCAACGACGCGCTTGAGCGTCTGCGGATGCAGCACAACGCAGCAATTTTCCTGCCTTTGGCCGTCACCGGCAGCCATGTCGGCCCGCGCACCTGCCACACCTCGGGGCGCGTTCTAGACATCCGGTTCCGCGCTTGGGTCGCAGCACAGCGACATATGGGGTTCGAGATGGACCCGCGAGAGTTGACCGAGGACGAGGCGCAAGTTCTGAGCCGCGTCACGGCATGGTGGAAAGCCAATCGCGACTGGATGTTCCGTGCCGATATCCTGCGCCTCGATAGCGCCGATCCAGCTGTGATCGCGGAACAGCAACTGGCCGAAGGCGGTGCTAACTTTATCGTCTTCGCTGGTAAAGCCGACACCAGCCGCCAGATCGCGCCAAGACCCCTGCGCCTAACCCGTCTGACGCCGGACGCAAAATACCGCATTGAACTGGTAAACCGCACAGATACCGTCGCATTGTCGCGTGGGGGTCAGGCGGTAAAGTCCGAGCCTTTGGTGCTCAGCGGATCCTATTTGATGAGCCACGGCTTGACCCTGCCATGGTCCTTTCCGGAAACAATGTGGGTCATTGAAGGAACGCGCATATGA
- a CDS encoding SDR family NAD(P)-dependent oxidoreductase, which produces MTKTATFHDLEGASVFVTGGGSGIGASLTDGLMAQGAKVAFVQRSDATGFADEMEAKHGTRPLFLQCDITDIARLQSCIAETNEAHGPVTVLVNNAANDKRHTTEEVDEAFWDWSMAINLKAYFFACQAVIEGMRAAGGGSIINFSSISYMMGNAGYPAYTTANSGINGMTRSLAREFGPDKIRVNALAPGWVLTDKQKELWVTPEALEAHVSRQCLKDTLAPQDMVDAVLFLASNTSRMMTGQALVVDGGVVVTG; this is translated from the coding sequence ATGACGAAAACAGCGACATTCCACGATCTGGAGGGTGCATCGGTTTTCGTGACCGGTGGCGGCTCTGGCATTGGCGCCTCGCTCACCGACGGGCTGATGGCGCAAGGGGCAAAAGTCGCCTTTGTGCAGCGCTCTGACGCCACGGGTTTCGCCGATGAGATGGAGGCCAAACATGGCACCCGCCCATTGTTCCTGCAATGCGACATCACCGATATTGCACGCCTGCAAAGCTGCATCGCCGAGACCAACGAGGCACACGGCCCCGTAACAGTGTTGGTCAACAACGCTGCCAACGACAAACGTCACACCACCGAAGAGGTGGATGAGGCGTTTTGGGATTGGTCGATGGCGATCAACCTGAAGGCCTATTTCTTCGCCTGTCAGGCCGTGATTGAAGGGATGCGCGCAGCGGGCGGCGGCTCGATCATCAACTTCTCGTCGATCAGCTACATGATGGGTAACGCTGGCTATCCAGCCTACACCACAGCCAATTCCGGCATCAACGGTATGACCCGCAGTTTGGCCCGCGAATTCGGCCCCGACAAAATTCGCGTAAACGCGCTCGCCCCCGGATGGGTGCTGACCGACAAGCAAAAAGAGCTTTGGGTGACGCCTGAAGCTTTGGAGGCACATGTCTCCCGCCAATGCTTGAAAGACACGCTCGCCCCGCAAGACATGGTCGATGCGGTACTTTTCTTGGCCTCTAATACCAGCAGAATGATGACCGGACAGGCGCTTGTCGTCGATGGTGGCGTCGTGGTGACTGGATAA